In Deinococcus roseus, a genomic segment contains:
- a CDS encoding ABC transporter permease: MLKADRPAQVRSSEVTRLTWIPYLFVLPFFLCFLLFWLFPFVFTVFSSLSNWAGVFSTQPLKFMGVANFEYYIQDDRFQMALQRSFVGALQTSLLQHLCAIPLAFILTVGFRRWRSAISAIYFLPYITAPLAIFFLYRTFNQQLIDFSVRAAEGLSHLPLIGPYMHELQGGIFQGIFTLLNILPDIWQYIGWNVLLYLMIMSTIPKSLFEASRLDGITLLQQLRYIVFPLIKPMVFFALSMSFLQQLGFFDGQGSSISSYIQRISAFDGDLGGGSAMNLMLFGCMMLFIGVAYLLFGRGSSSIELSWQMEGKAKDHPFKPFSRILLGFFLLVGCVLSVAPFLQTFFWATQTDGQFYKVPPLFGIGSNTAFNFQDLKDSIPLLRNIWNTLYLAGMATAGTLLISNLAGYAFAHHTFKFKNVLFGVVMFSMLFPPTLNAIPTALLMNTLGWGGAPRSLWVPALVSGFSVFLMRQYLKSSIPRETLEAARVDGAGEWMIFWRIIFPLSSPVLSVLALILFANHWNSFSLALSTFRDMDEYVIQQAVRSLQRQDRTHMGTLYMGVSISTLFPLLLYILSLNSLMLFTGGDLRSKVPRFTSSEGADGGEEASEGASES; encoded by the coding sequence ATGCTGAAAGCCGACCGTCCTGCCCAGGTTCGTTCTTCTGAGGTCACCCGCCTGACCTGGATCCCCTACCTCTTCGTCCTGCCGTTTTTCCTGTGCTTTCTGCTGTTCTGGCTGTTTCCCTTTGTGTTTACGGTGTTCAGTTCCCTGAGCAACTGGGCCGGGGTGTTCAGCACCCAGCCCCTCAAGTTCATGGGCGTCGCCAACTTCGAGTATTACATCCAGGACGACCGCTTCCAGATGGCCCTGCAACGCTCTTTTGTTGGAGCGCTGCAAACCTCCTTGCTGCAGCACCTGTGCGCCATTCCTCTGGCTTTCATCTTGACTGTGGGCTTCAGGCGCTGGAGAAGTGCCATCAGTGCCATTTATTTTCTGCCCTACATCACCGCGCCCCTGGCGATCTTCTTTCTGTACCGCACTTTCAACCAGCAACTGATTGATTTCAGTGTGCGGGCTGCAGAAGGTCTGTCCCATCTGCCCCTGATTGGCCCTTACATGCATGAATTGCAGGGTGGGATTTTCCAGGGCATCTTCACCCTGCTGAACATCCTCCCGGACATCTGGCAATACATTGGCTGGAACGTGCTGCTGTACCTGATGATCATGAGCACCATCCCCAAAAGCCTCTTTGAAGCCTCCAGGCTGGACGGCATCACCCTGCTGCAGCAACTCAGGTACATTGTGTTTCCCCTGATCAAACCGATGGTGTTCTTTGCCCTCAGCATGAGTTTCCTGCAGCAACTGGGTTTCTTTGATGGCCAGGGGTCCAGCATCAGTTCCTACATCCAGCGCATCAGTGCCTTCGATGGCGACCTCGGGGGCGGATCTGCCATGAACCTGATGCTCTTTGGCTGCATGATGCTGTTCATCGGGGTGGCATATCTGCTGTTTGGGCGCGGATCCAGCAGCATTGAACTGTCCTGGCAGATGGAAGGCAAGGCCAAAGACCACCCCTTCAAACCTTTTTCCAGAATCCTGCTGGGCTTTTTCCTGCTGGTGGGTTGCGTGCTGTCTGTTGCACCTTTCCTGCAGACCTTCTTCTGGGCCACCCAGACCGACGGGCAGTTCTACAAGGTGCCCCCGCTGTTTGGCATTGGCAGCAACACCGCTTTCAACTTTCAGGACCTCAAAGACAGCATCCCCCTGCTGCGCAACATCTGGAACACGCTTTACCTGGCCGGAATGGCCACAGCAGGGACGCTGCTGATCAGCAACCTGGCTGGCTATGCTTTCGCGCACCACACCTTCAAATTCAAGAATGTGCTTTTTGGGGTGGTGATGTTCAGCATGCTGTTCCCTCCCACCCTGAACGCCATTCCCACCGCATTGTTGATGAACACCCTGGGCTGGGGAGGTGCGCCCCGTTCCCTGTGGGTGCCTGCACTGGTCAGCGGGTTCAGCGTGTTCCTGATGCGCCAGTACCTCAAGTCCAGCATCCCCAGAGAGACCCTGGAAGCTGCACGGGTGGATGGAGCAGGAGAATGGATGATCTTCTGGCGCATCATCTTCCCCCTCAGCAGCCCGGTTCTGAGCGTGCTGGCCCTGATTCTGTTTGCCAACCACTGGAACAGTTTCTCGCTGGCCCTCTCCACCTTCCGGGACATGGATGAGTACGTGATCCAGCAGGCCGTGCGCAGCCTGCAACGCCAGGACCGCACCCACATGGGCACCCTGTACATGGGGGTCAGCATCAGCACCCTGTTTCCCCTGCTGTTGTACATCCTGAGCCTGAACAGCCTGATGCTTTTCACCGGAGGAGATTTGCGCAGCAAAGTGCCCCGTTTTACCAGCAGTGAGGGGGCAGATGGGGGAGAAGAAGCTTCTGAAGGGGCTTCAGAAAGCTGA
- a CDS encoding KTSC domain-containing protein encodes MPRTPITSSVIKSAGYDARTRVLEIELHNASVYRYYDVDEEAYQQLLEAPSKGTHLNQVIKPNYIYNEVTSDLKEDENPSLM; translated from the coding sequence ATGCCACGAACCCCCATCACTTCAAGCGTGATCAAGAGTGCAGGTTACGACGCCAGAACCCGTGTGCTGGAAATTGAACTGCACAATGCCAGTGTGTACCGCTATTACGATGTGGATGAAGAAGCCTATCAACAATTGCTGGAGGCCCCCTCCAAGGGCACCCATCTGAATCAGGTCATCAAACCCAATTACATTTACAACGAAGTGACCAGTGATTTAAAAGAAGACGAAAATCCAAGCCTGATGTGA
- a CDS encoding universal stress protein — protein sequence MTRILVPTDFSEGAHKALQLARELMPDAQIKLLHVFDPQVRSLPYQASLGVQANHEAIERHFQHEVLSQFEEAQRANIESEVVMGHPVDAIVKAAQEYGAHFIFMGTHARKGLNLLFLGSVAQGVMQRTPVPVMVVPSKN from the coding sequence ATGACCCGCATTCTGGTTCCCACGGATTTTTCTGAAGGTGCCCACAAGGCCTTGCAACTGGCCCGGGAGCTGATGCCCGATGCCCAGATCAAACTTTTGCATGTTTTTGATCCCCAGGTGCGTTCTCTGCCCTATCAGGCCTCGCTGGGGGTGCAGGCCAACCATGAGGCCATCGAGCGCCACTTTCAGCATGAGGTGCTGTCCCAGTTTGAGGAGGCGCAGAGGGCCAACATCGAGTCCGAAGTGGTGATGGGGCACCCTGTGGATGCCATTGTGAAAGCCGCGCAGGAGTACGGAGCCCACTTCATTTTCATGGGCACCCATGCCCGCAAGGGCCTGAACCTGCTGTTTCTGGGCAGTGTGGCCCAGGGCGTGATGCAACGCACACCTGTTCCGGTGATGGTGGTGCCCAGCAAGAATTGA
- a CDS encoding AEC family transporter yields the protein MNHPMSTFFNILPMLLIFLIGVIIRRTGILSIRDAEALLKVVFNVTAPALFIASVSQLKIGHDILLLPPLGIAMFFGIYLLALPLGKLLKLPRPTLGTFLLGSSIMNVTFVLPFFVAVYGIQEAGRISFLDLGNALVVFTFGYALACKMGENARSGNMAGRILTSPPIIGIVIGLVINLFSLHPPDPIMNTLTMLGTATLPMVMLALGMYYSPRIRNLPVTFLAIGLRMLVGFGLGLLLAQVLGLTGINRVLLLLTASAPAGTNTLTFSVLEKLDTELAASIVSTSILMGLVLVPVILMLTS from the coding sequence GTGAACCACCCCATGAGCACCTTCTTCAACATCCTCCCCATGCTGCTGATCTTTCTGATCGGGGTGATCATTCGGCGCACGGGAATCCTGAGCATCCGGGACGCCGAAGCCCTGCTGAAAGTGGTCTTCAACGTCACCGCCCCGGCTTTGTTCATTGCCTCGGTGAGCCAGTTGAAGATCGGGCATGACATCCTGCTGCTGCCGCCCCTGGGCATTGCCATGTTCTTTGGCATCTACCTGCTGGCCCTGCCTCTGGGAAAACTGCTCAAACTCCCCAGGCCCACTCTCGGAACGTTCCTGCTGGGTTCATCCATCATGAACGTCACCTTCGTGCTGCCGTTTTTTGTGGCAGTGTACGGCATTCAGGAAGCCGGGCGGATCTCCTTTCTGGACCTCGGCAATGCCCTGGTGGTGTTCACCTTCGGGTATGCCCTGGCCTGCAAAATGGGGGAGAATGCCCGCAGTGGCAACATGGCAGGCCGCATCCTCACCTCACCGCCCATCATTGGAATTGTGATTGGGCTGGTCATCAACCTGTTTTCCCTGCACCCCCCAGATCCCATCATGAACACCCTGACCATGCTGGGCACCGCCACCCTCCCGATGGTGATGCTGGCCCTGGGCATGTATTACAGTCCCAGGATTCGCAATCTGCCTGTGACCTTCCTGGCCATTGGGCTCAGGATGCTGGTGGGTTTTGGTCTGGGCCTCCTGCTGGCGCAGGTGCTGGGCCTGACCGGGATCAATCGGGTGCTGCTGCTCCTGACCGCCAGCGCCCCTGCAGGCACCAACACCCTCACCTTCTCGGTGCTGGAAAAACTGGACACCGAACTGGCCGCCAGCATTGTCTCCACCTCTATTCTGATGGGCCTGGTGCTGGTTCCGGTGATTTTGATGCTCACCAGCTGA
- a CDS encoding 5-formyltetrahydrofolate cyclo-ligase, with amino-acid sequence MHSMPSLGSAKQDWRKWARTTRKSTPDVSEDVSQHLAQWIYDQDIQHVLTYKAFGSEVSLERLPRLLPEVSFYVPKAEVEPDPHMTIHRWDTAIQRHPLGMLQPPHGTPEEDPQILQLVLIPGLAFDQQGYRLGYGMGHYDRFLLSLSRDCKLIGVTSDALLVSKLPHEEHDVPVQWIVTEYGLTETNSGF; translated from the coding sequence ATGCACAGCATGCCCTCTTTGGGGTCCGCGAAACAAGACTGGCGCAAATGGGCCAGGACCACCCGCAAAAGCACCCCCGACGTGTCCGAAGACGTCAGCCAGCACCTCGCACAATGGATTTACGATCAGGACATTCAGCATGTTCTGACCTACAAGGCTTTTGGCAGCGAAGTCAGCCTGGAACGCCTGCCCCGTCTGCTGCCAGAAGTGTCCTTCTATGTTCCCAAGGCCGAGGTGGAACCCGATCCTCACATGACCATCCACCGCTGGGACACGGCCATCCAGCGTCATCCGCTGGGCATGCTGCAGCCCCCCCACGGCACCCCCGAGGAAGACCCGCAAATCCTGCAACTGGTGCTCATTCCCGGTCTGGCCTTCGATCAGCAAGGGTACCGCCTGGGGTATGGCATGGGTCACTATGACCGCTTTCTGCTCTCGCTCTCCCGGGACTGCAAACTGATCGGGGTCACCAGCGATGCTCTGCTGGTCAGCAAACTCCCCCACGAGGAACACGATGTTCCTGTGCAGTGGATCGTCACAGAGTATGGGTTGACCGAGACGAACTCGGGGTTTTGA
- the purE gene encoding 5-(carboxyamino)imidazole ribonucleotide mutase encodes MSPMSLSSQPLIGVVMGSRSDFETMEHALNVLQELKVPYEVRVLSAHRTPHLLSSYAESARGRGLRAIIAGAGGAAHLPGMLASFTTLPVLGVPVQSKTMSGLDSLYSIVQMPGGIPVGTFAIGKAGATNAGIFAASLLSSEFPEIRETLDSYRSNLTQTVLDNPYFEGHPEAPTGENTP; translated from the coding sequence ATGTCTCCCATGAGTCTTTCTTCTCAGCCCCTGATTGGTGTGGTGATGGGCAGCCGGTCTGATTTTGAAACCATGGAGCATGCCTTGAATGTGTTGCAGGAACTCAAGGTTCCTTATGAAGTGCGGGTGCTCAGTGCCCACCGCACACCTCATCTGCTTTCCAGTTATGCCGAAAGCGCCAGAGGCCGTGGCCTGAGGGCCATCATTGCAGGGGCAGGAGGGGCGGCGCACCTTCCGGGGATGCTGGCTTCGTTCACCACCCTGCCTGTGCTGGGGGTTCCTGTGCAGTCCAAGACCATGAGCGGTCTGGACAGCCTGTACAGCATTGTGCAGATGCCTGGAGGCATTCCTGTGGGCACTTTTGCCATTGGCAAGGCCGGAGCCACAAATGCAGGCATTTTTGCGGCAAGCCTGCTTTCCAGTGAGTTCCCAGAGATCCGGGAAACCCTGGACAGTTACCGCAGCAACCTGACCCAGACGGTGCTGGACAATCCCTATTTTGAGGGGCATCCAGAAGCACCCACAGGGGAAAACACCCCATGA